Within the Trueperaceae bacterium genome, the region GGTCGAGGCCGGCCTCGCTCGACACCCGATGGTCGCCCGTCGCGTTGGGGTCTAGGGTGCGCAGGTCCTCGGCGAGCAGGGACGGGTCGGCCGCCGAGGCGTCGACACGCACCAGGTACTGCGGTGCCAGGCCGCTCATGCCGTGTTCGCTCGGGTCGAACGAGAGGAGCACCTCGCCGTGCCAGCGAGCCAGGAAGGCGTCGAGCTCCGCCGGGTCGGCCGTGGAGAGCCACAGCTCGTTCTCCACGAAGCTCGCTCGCGTATCCGCCGGCCCGGTCACGGTCGCGATGGGACGCGTCTCGCCCTCGTCGAAGCCCGGCAGCTCGGCCAAGGGCGGTGCCAGGCTGGGGTCCACCGACAGGCTCGGGGGCGCCAGCGGTGGCGTCTGCGGGCCGCACGCGCTCAGAGCGGACAGCGCCAGGCACATGCTCAGGACCTTCTTCACGAGGTGCTCCTTCCGCCCGTGGCTTCCCGCGGCCGGGACCTCTGGTGCCGGCGGCGCGGCCGCCCCGCGTCGGCGGTGGCCGCGCTGGGGACGCCCGGGAACGCTAAGGGGGAGGGGGCGGCGCACAGGTGACGGTCGCGTACTCCACCCGGGCCGACGCGAGCTCCCCGGCCGCGACCTGCTGCGTCTGCGTCGTCGGCGAGGGCAGGTGGATCCGGCAGCTGGGCTCGCCGAACTTGCCCGTCGTGACGGACTGGGCGACGATCTCGTAGCTGCCGGGCTCGAGCTCGGTGAACGTGGTGCTCTGCTGCACGGCCACCGCCCCGATCCCGGGCCCGCTGAGCGTGACCTTCGCCTCGACCGGGGAGTCGATGGTGATGGCGAGCTTGCCGTCCACCGGGCGGTACTCGATCGCCGCGGAGACCACCTTCCCGGCCGCTACCTGCAGCTCCGACGCGAAGACGTCCTGGTGGTAGGTGAAGCCGTCGACCACGACGCCGTACGCCTCCAGCCGGTAGGCGCCGGGGGCCAGGTTGTTGATCGTCGCGCTGCCCGTCAACGCATGCCCCGCGACCGTGGCCACGACCTGCGAGTCGTCGGGGAGGCCCGCTACCTCGACCCGCACGCTCCCGGTCACGGCCTCGAACAGCACCGCGGCGAGGGCGGTCTCGCCCGCCGCGACCTCGCCGCCGAAGGTGCTGGACGCCGTCCCGTACGTGAACCCGACCTCGTTGCCCGTGACGTCGGCGGCGGTCACCACGTCGGCAGGCTCATCGAACGCGTATGCGCCCGGCTCGAGGTACGGGAGGACCTTCGAGGCGTCGATGGTGAACGCCCTGCCGTGCGGCCCGAGCAGGTCGATGCCGGCCGCCGTCCCGCTCGGCAGACCGTTGACGACGAACTCGATCGCCCCGGTGACGGCCGTGTACGTCACCGCGGCCGACGCCGACTCGCCCGCGGCCACGGCCACCACCTGCTCCGCGGGCTGCGCGGCGAAGCCGTAGAGGTCCGACCGTGCCTCTGTCGCGTACACGCTGTAGTCGCCGGGCTGGAGCCCGTTGAACGTCGTCGATGCGGTCGCGGCGTCGCTGAAACCGTCCGGCCCCGTCACGCTCACGGACGCCGGGGCAGCGGGCCCGAGGCCGTCGACCGTGAGGACCAGGCTGCCGAGCGACGCGCCCTCCGCGAGGTACTCCACCGTCACGGACGCCGTCTCGTCGGCCGTGACCGTCACAGCCTGTGTGCTTCGCCCCGGCACGTAGACCTCGCCCGCCGCGCTCACCTCGGCGGCGGACACCGTGTAGTCGCCCGGGACGAGGTGCTCGAGGGCCGCGCTCCCCGTCGCGGCGGCCTCGAAGCCTTGCGGCCCGGTGACCGTGACGGCCGCGGATGCGTCGCCGGGCAGGCCGGTGACGGTCAGCTCGAGGGCGCCGCTGGCCGCCTCCACGTAGCGCACCGCCACGGCGGCGGTCGCTCCCGCCGCGACGACCACGCTCTGCTGGACGACCTCGGCCAGGTACAGGGCCTCCGCCGACACCGCGTCGGACCTGACCGCGTAGGCGCCCGGCGACAGGCCCGTCAGCGTGCCGCTGCCCGTCAACGCCTCGTGGAAGCCTGCCGGACCGCTGACCGTGACGGCGGCGTCGAGGGAAGCGGGCAGGCCGCTCACCGCGATGTCCATGGCGCCGAGCGACGCCGTGCCCCGGCAGGCGCCGAGCATGAGGACCAGGCCGGCCGAACACCAGAACGCCGGCGACAGCCTCGCGAGTCGCACTACCTCTACCTCCGGGGGTCAGCCTAAGGAGGGGTGCGTGTCGCGACCGTGTCGCCTCGAGGAGGCGCCCGGTGCGTCCTAGAAGGCGTTCAGGCCCGTGATGTGCCTGCCCAGCACGAGGGTGTGGACGGTGTCCGTCCCCTCGTAGGTGGCGACGGTCTCGAGGTTGAGCATGTGCCTTATCGCTGCGTACTCGGTGGTGATGCCGTTGCCGCCGAGCAGGTCTCGGGCGGCGCGCGCCACGGCCAGCGCCGAGCGGCAGTTCTCGCGCTTGGCCAGCGACACGCGCGTGGGGTGGTCCTGCCCCTCCTCCTTGAGCCTGCCCAGGCGGTAGGCGAGGAGGCTGCCCTTCGTGATCTCGGCGAGCATGTCGGCGAGGCGCTCCTGGACGATCTGCTTGCTGGCCAGCGGGTCGCCGAAGACCACGCGGTCGGCGGTGTAGGCGACGGCCTCGTCGAAGCAGGCCTGCGCGGCGCCCAGCACGCCGAAGGCGATGCCGAAGCGGGCCTGGTTGAGGCAGGACAGCGGTCCCCGCAGGCCCTCGACCGCCAGCCGGTTCGCCGCCGGGACAGCGACCTCGTCGAGGTAGAGCTCCGACGTCACCGAGGCGCGCATCGACGCCTTCGTCTTGATGTCGACGGCGCTGAACCCCTCCCTGTCGGTCTCGACGACGAAGCCGAGCACCTCGCCGGACCCCTCGTCGCGCGCCCACACGATCGCGACGTCGGCGCGCGATCCGGAGGTGATCCAGCGCTTCACGCCCGTGATCACGTACTCGTCGCCGACGCGCCGGCAGCGGGTGCGCATCGAGCCGGGGTCGGAGCCGGCGTCGGGCTCGGTGAGGCCGAAGCAGCCGACGGCCTCGCCGGAGGCCAGGCGCGGCAGCCACTCGTCCTTGAGCTCCTCGCTGGCCCAGCGGTGGATGGGGTACATGACCAGAGAGGACTGCACGCTGACGAAGGACCGCATGCCGGAGTCGACGTACTCGACCTCGCGGCAGACCAGGCCGTAGGCGCTGTAGCTGGCCTCTGCCCCGCCGTAGCGCTCGGGGAGGGTGACGCCCAGCGCGCCGATCTCGCCGAAGCGCCTGGGCAGGTCCTCGGGGAACACCCCCTGCAGCCACCACTCGCCCACGTGGGGCAGCAGCTCGGCGCGCACGTACTCGCGCACCGAGTCGCGGATCATGCGCTCCTCGCCGTCGTAGAGGGCGTCGACGTCGTAGAAGTCCTTCAGCGACGGCGCCGCCGCGCCGGTCTTCACGCTCACGGTGGTCATGTCGGCTCCCGCGGGGCTGGGCGCTACGTCTCCCCGAACAGCTTCTTCAGCGCGTCCTCCTTGGACGTGCGCTTGGCCGGATGATACCTATCGCCCTCCAGGGTGATCCGGCCCGCCTCGAGGAGCGTGGCCAACGAGGCCTCGATCGTGTCGATGGCCAGCTCCTCGAAGTGGTGCTCGTCGATGTAGCGCTGGACCTCGCGCACCGTGGCGCCCTTCGCGCCGCTGGACGCGATGGCCTCGAGCACCCAGGAGTCGACCGTCATGCGCCATGTTACGCCGCGACGCGGCGCGCCGGGCGTGACCGGCGGCCCCGGTGGGGCCGGGCCGCGACGTCCTCCTCAGCGGTGGTAGGCGCCGGGGTGCCCGCTGTCCTCCGCGGAGGCGTAGGCGACCTGTTCGCCGGCGCGCACCTCGCCCCAGGTGACCTCGTCGTCCATGCTGACGACCTTCACGGGACAGGCCGGCACGCAGGCGTCGCAGCCCAGGCAGCGCTCCGGGTCGAGCAGGAGCTTGCCGCCCTCGGGGGTCAGCTCGCGGCGCAGCGCGTCGGTGGGGCAGGCCTTGGTGCAGAGCGGGCAGAGTATGCAGCCGTCGGCGACGCGGGGCAGGCGGAAGGGGACGAGCGTCTCCGGCGGGGGGTCGGCGGCGCGCAGCGCCGCGACGAGGCGCGAGCGCTCGCGCGGCATGTCCTTCAGGCCTGGCTCGGCGTCGGGCGCCGGCAGGACGCGTTCGAGCGGCGCCAGGGCGTCGGCGGCCACCTGGCCGGCCTCGCGCAGCCCGCCCCTGAGGAGGGCGCGGCGGCTGAGGCGCTCGCCGGGCCCCACCTGGTCGAGGCGGTCCACCCGCCTGACCTCGACCTCGAGGCCGCGCCCCAGCGCCGTCGCGAGCCGGCGGGCCTCGGCGGCGGTGTCCTCGACCGCGGTGGGCACGCTGGGCCCGCCGATGCGGCAGTTGGCGCAGTCGCCGCGGCCGAGGACGACCCGGCCGCCTTGGTCCGCCAGGTGCAGCATGTCCGTGGGCGAGAGCTTGGCCAGGCACTGCACGCTCTGGGCGCTGCCCTCGACCCGCGAGCAGCGCGCGGGCGCGGCGGCGGCCAGGCTCGAGCGCTGCTCCAGCGCCTCCGAAGGGCAGGCCCTCACGCACAGGCCGCAGCCGGTGCAGTCGACGGGGTCGATCTCGACGCGCAGCGCGAACACCCGCACGGCATCGTGGGGGCAGGCGTCGACGCATTCCCGGCAGGCGATGTTCGAGGCCCGGGTGACGACGAGGCAGCGCTCGGCCGTGTACTGAGGCGTGACGTCGACCGCGCGGAGGACGAAGCCCAGGAGGTCGTCGAGGCCGGGCAGGGGGCGCCTACCTCTCCGCCGCGAACCCGGAGAGCTCGAGCCGCTGGGCCGAGAGCGACTCGTGGTACGCCACGGCCTCCAGGTAGTCGTCGAACGCCCGCAGGTCCACCTGCTGCTTCTGGTCTGAGAGGGCCACGGACGGGTTCGGGTGCACCTCGATCATCACGCCGTCGGCGCCGACGGCGAGGCCGGCCTTGGTGAGCGCGACGAGCAGGTCGCGCCTGCCGCCGGAGTGAGTGACGTCGACGATCACCGGCAGGTGCGACTCGAGCTTCGCCAGGGCGACCGCGGACACGTCGAGCGTGTTGCGCGTGTAGCGCTCGAACGTCCTGATGCCGCGCTCGCAGAGGATGACGTTCGGGTTGCCCTCGGACAGCAGGTACTCCGCGGCCATCAGCCACTCCTCGACGGTCGCCGAGAGGCCGCGCTTCAGGAGCACGGGCTTGCTGCTCCGACCGACGGCCTTGAGCAGCGGGAAGTTCTGCATGTTGCGGGCGCCGACCTGCAGGACGTCGACGTGCTCCTCGAACAGCGGCAGGTCGCGGCCGCTGACGATCTCTGAGACGAAGTAGAGACCGTGGGCGTCGCAGGCCTCGCGGCCGAGGGCGAGACCCTCCTCGCCGAGGCCCTGGAAGCTGTACGGGTCGGTGCGCGGCTTGTAGGCGCCGCCGCGGAACAGGCGCACGCCGCGCGAGGCCACGTGGGCGGCGGTCGCGAACACCTGCTCGCGCGACTCGATCGCGCAGGGCCCGGCGATGAGCACGGGCGGGCGACCGGTGCCGACCTCCACGTCGCCGACCCGCACGACCGTGTCGTCGGGGTGCTGGTCGCGCGACATCAGGTACTGACGCCTCTCGCGCCGCTCGGAGAGCTGCATGCTGGCCTGGAACACCTGCTTGAACAGCGACTTGACGGTGGCGTCGTCGAAGGGACCGCGGTTCGCGGCGACGAGCGCGTCGAGCATCTCCTGCTCCCTGACCGGGTCGTACTGGGACGCGCCGGCCGCGGTCTGCAGCGCGCCGATCTCGGCGGCGACCCTGGCCCTCTCGGAGAGGAGCTCGAGGATGCGGAGGTTCAGCTCGTCAATGCGCGCCCGAAGGCTCCGTACGCTCTCTGGCATCCCTGATACTACGCTCGCTGAGCCGGACCACGACGACGGTCAGCTCGAAGAGGACGATGAGGGGCACGGCGACGAGCGCGAGGTTGAACGGGTCCCCGGTGGGCGTGATGACGATGGCCAGGGCCGTGCCGCCCACGATCGCCCAGCGCCGGCTCGCCACGAGCCGCTTCCTTGT harbors:
- a CDS encoding acyl-CoA dehydrogenase family protein; this translates as MTTVSVKTGAAAPSLKDFYDVDALYDGEERMIRDSVREYVRAELLPHVGEWWLQGVFPEDLPRRFGEIGALGVTLPERYGGAEASYSAYGLVCREVEYVDSGMRSFVSVQSSLVMYPIHRWASEELKDEWLPRLASGEAVGCFGLTEPDAGSDPGSMRTRCRRVGDEYVITGVKRWITSGSRADVAIVWARDEGSGEVLGFVVETDREGFSAVDIKTKASMRASVTSELYLDEVAVPAANRLAVEGLRGPLSCLNQARFGIAFGVLGAAQACFDEAVAYTADRVVFGDPLASKQIVQERLADMLAEITKGSLLAYRLGRLKEEGQDHPTRVSLAKRENCRSALAVARAARDLLGGNGITTEYAAIRHMLNLETVATYEGTDTVHTLVLGRHITGLNAF
- a CDS encoding bifunctional 3-deoxy-7-phosphoheptulonate synthase/chorismate mutase, yielding MPESVRSLRARIDELNLRILELLSERARVAAEIGALQTAAGASQYDPVREQEMLDALVAANRGPFDDATVKSLFKQVFQASMQLSERRERRQYLMSRDQHPDDTVVRVGDVEVGTGRPPVLIAGPCAIESREQVFATAAHVASRGVRLFRGGAYKPRTDPYSFQGLGEEGLALGREACDAHGLYFVSEIVSGRDLPLFEEHVDVLQVGARNMQNFPLLKAVGRSSKPVLLKRGLSATVEEWLMAAEYLLSEGNPNVILCERGIRTFERYTRNTLDVSAVALAKLESHLPVIVDVTHSGGRRDLLVALTKAGLAVGADGVMIEVHPNPSVALSDQKQQVDLRAFDDYLEAVAYHESLSAQRLELSGFAAER
- a CDS encoding 4Fe-4S binding protein — its product is MPGLDDLLGFVLRAVDVTPQYTAERCLVVTRASNIACRECVDACPHDAVRVFALRVEIDPVDCTGCGLCVRACPSEALEQRSSLAAAAPARCSRVEGSAQSVQCLAKLSPTDMLHLADQGGRVVLGRGDCANCRIGGPSVPTAVEDTAAEARRLATALGRGLEVEVRRVDRLDQVGPGERLSRRALLRGGLREAGQVAADALAPLERVLPAPDAEPGLKDMPRERSRLVAALRAADPPPETLVPFRLPRVADGCILCPLCTKACPTDALRRELTPEGGKLLLDPERCLGCDACVPACPVKVVSMDDEVTWGEVRAGEQVAYASAEDSGHPGAYHR